Part of the Palaemon carinicauda isolate YSFRI2023 chromosome 8, ASM3689809v2, whole genome shotgun sequence genome is shown below.
tggatgtaagcgcctttggaggagcgaatcatgattcgactttctccacctttCAGCTGTcagttccccgtccttgggctcaaaacaaggtctttccaaggatggaagtgtctgaacttgccgacatccatggttgggaccacacggagatgttgtcgtacaattgagtggacttcctacacacacacacagcacaaacactgaaaaggaaacttactgtatttctatattcaaatatatacataaacataagaatgtttacatatatattaagtataagaaaagtaagtaattaagtaaagacaaaacattaatgactgccatgcgaggacgggacagagacgtctgctcatcgtccgagccaaaagtgaagtgaggcagctcaccagtgtgtgggggggaggggtagctagctacccctcccctacccccgtgctaactagcgcgggggtagtttaaccctcgtgaAAAtgtaatggcttgtcatttcagctacgccgaaagtaataccctatgtaaatagcgtggtttgtatttcggttacggaacaaacgcctttttcacaagagggAGTTGACTGTAAAAGTCTGGAGACCTGCAACAGGTGGACTTCAAAGACCTCAAGAGTGTAAGACGTTGATGGCTCTGGAGATGGATCCTTCCTAGCACCGCACTGAAGGAGAAGTAAAGCTTCCTTCGTAGGGGGAGCAGAAACCGCCAAGGACAGCCACGCCTGCAACACATCTGCACTGCAAGAGAGAGTGGCTCCCCggcagctggaggtgaagttgctcctctagggaagGCAACTAACCCCTCCCCCCCATACCCTCGTGGTTGCTGAGGAGCTATTCAGTCTGCGCTCCGGCTCGAACGTCCCCCGGAGGAAAGCGAGCGAGAAGGAGCTGTAGAAAGAGGTTTGGGTGTgcgagaagaagaaaaaagagctTTCTTCCCCCGTGATAGAGAGAGATTGTGCTTCGCTGTCGCCTTTCTACGCCGTCCaaacttctcccattgggaggcagagcACTCCCTCCACTTGTTAAAGGGTGAACCCTGCTTGCAGCAATGCTCTCTACATGTTGGACACAATGAGTGTGGGTCGGTATCCACTGAAGACACATAGGTACCACACGCAGCACCTTCGCACCCAGGACACATCCGCATGAGGGCATCAAGCACAcctggaaagagaaagaaaaaattacaaaGTCCAATGGCAGCCTTTGGAGGAGAGAGACGAGATATCCGCTCTCtacaagccaaaaaaaaagaagtgaCATAACTCATATCTGGAAGTATATATATAGGTGGCTGGATATCCCTCAGCCACCCGCTGCCTACTCACTCTGGTGGTTAGGCAGTGTTGACCCTTACCaattttagtctaatggctacctcccaGCTTTGCCGAAAGACAATCCACAATAAATAATTTAAGGTTTGTTAGTAAGGGAGCACAGAAACATTCAGTAGCCCAAGGTGTACGGAAGACACAAACAATCTTCACAACACACTATCTTCAGGATTGTGCACACAGGTCCCTGGACACATTTTCCATAGGCCCTATGGTAGCTGCCCGGCAAGTGGTGTACCGAGCTTTGCTCCTATCAGGACAAGCAGAATCGTGTCTAAAATAGTGGTTGCATTGTAAGTCTAAAGTTTAAAACTCAGACTGTTTAGCTTTCTTTCCTCTCTTGGGATCAAACAGTGGAATGTTACGGAGCTGGAAAAGACATTGATTCAGGCAAGCACGCTAGTGATGAACAGTTATTTTACCGATATAGTATACAAGTGTAGAGTCCCCACACTCCTTACGAGGGGGAGTGTGACAATTAAGGCATACCCAATACTTATATTAGTCCTTCACAGAAACATTGTTCCCACTGAAGATAGGTTCTTGTATGTAAAACTCCTGGCCCATGACGCAGTAAGTCATTCAACCCTGGATTATGTGGTGCAAGGATCCTTTGCTCTGCTTTCTTTACTGGCCTGAGAACCATGAACTTTGGTTGCTAGACAGCCAATCAGGCGAGTGGGAATTTTTCCCTTTTAATGACAAAGAGTTGTATTACCGTAGAAACAAATCACAAAAAttaagagtaatttgtattttgcatAGCTGTACAAACCATTCTTTTAGATTTTACTTCCCGCTGCATCCATCCCACAAATCCCAAGCAAAATCAAAATGAAGACTCCGTGCATTGACAGACCCATACCACCAGTGGTTACTGTGTGGTGGCTGCCAGAACCTCAATAATTTGTCATTGTCAGTTTCTGGCTTTTCCCAGAAATTTGCCCCAACAGTACTAGGACTTTAGGTGATTTTATTGACCCTATTCCTTAATCTATCCTATCCAGCAGTTATAAATATAATATGCTTGGTTTGACAAAAGGAACAACCCAGCATATTATTCATCATCTAATTCTAAGGCATTCATGGTTGTTTTTAATCATATTAAGGTCACGAACTCAAGCAATATTCTACACCTTTCTACAATAAGCAGAAAAGACCTTCAAACTGAACCCTACTTGCATCCATTTTTACGTTCAACCTAGTAAATTAATCTCTATATTCACAAACATCAAACTTCATTTAGTAAATACAAAGTCCAAGTAAAATAACCTTGCACTTTTAAAACATCCCATGACCTGTTAGGTTAATATCTTGACTACCAAATATTTTTAGAAACAGTCTTTGATGAGGTTTGGTTACACCAttgaataatacaaaaaaaaaaaatgtagaatgcaGATTCTTTTGGTATTTCTGTGACATACTTTGTTATTACTTAAGAATAAAAATACTGCACTTCATCATCAGTATACCAACATTTACAAAAATTTCTGAATTGCAGAATGTATATAGtaaatttaaacagtaaagcatTTTGTCTTGAAGAAAAGTCACTGTACTTCTGCTTCTAAAACACATAATCCTTCGTCGGACACAATGCTGTTGAACTGCCAATAGGCATGGAAAAGTACACCAGGATTCATAACCCAGCATATTTAACTTCATCAAAGGCTTTCCTTGCTTTCTTCAACTCTTCATTCATATTAAGAAGGTCGTGAACTCGAGCATACTTCCTCTTGTCTTTCCGCACTAAGTAGAGAACATCCTCAACTTGAACTCGACCTGATCTACCCACCTCCATTGCACGCTGTGTCTGAGGAAAAGATTAGATAAACAATAAGGAAATTTGGCATGTAGCTTCTATGCAAAATACTTGAGTATTGTATCCACACTAGTTTAATGGATAAAATAATgtactttaatttaattttgtctATAACAAGTCAGAAGAGGTCTACGATTTTTCTCAGCAAAAGAATTTATGATCTTTAATATTGAATCTCAGTCATGATATTCTAAGACTTTAACTTATGTACTATCAGAATCAAAGTCAGGTGtttatttaaatttcttaattCTTCATATGCTAGGAGATCATTtctgaattgaaaaataaaatcatacccACCTAAGAGAAATCGTAATTTGATTATCAACTTACCATTTGTGTTATAAATTCTAATACAAGATCTTCTAAGAGGTCTACACTTTCTGTGTATGGATTTTGATCATCTCCAAAACCATACATCATGCATCGCAATTCCTTAGAAAACAATCTTTTTCTTCCTCCAGTTCCAGAAGACATGCTAGCTTCAGTTTGAGTTTCTCCAGTCTCTTCCTCTTCATACTTTTCAGGATAAGAAGAATATAAAGCATTCAATATGAAATTAGCCAGccttcaaaaaatataaaagatacagTGCAGTACTAAACAAGAATtgtatttttttaactttaaaaattaaaatatggcaaattttaaatgataatttgaatctttcctaactatacaagctgAGTCCTTTATGTAGATTAACATTCAAGGTGATTAGTAAATGATAGGTGAGAGTTTGGTACCACTAACCAGTATAAAATACTCACAGCACATCATTTTTATCTGATAAGAAGGACTCAAGTATATATAGTTTGAATTTTGGTAGAAATGTCTACTTAAAACTTACCCATAGCCATACTTTGAACTGCCAAAATGTGAAAAAATTTGGGTGTATTTAAGATAGTATCACTATCTGTGAACTTTCACTTCAAGATCATTGGGCAATATTCATTGAAATGTCATTTTCTTGGTCCAGTAACAATACTGTAACTCCAGCAACCTTATAATCAGCATCATAAGGGATATAGAAGCTAGTACAAATTTTGTATTAGGCTATAAAAACTGTTGTCTTTCTTAAGAAACAAAGGGGTGGGAAGGTAGGTTATATAGGGGGGGTTAGTTTTTTTCATCTAACCTCTTCTCGAGTTAACAGGAATATGGTTGGCTGCCGCTTAACAAAATGAGTCCATAGGAAGGGGTATAACATACCTCAATCCTATCTGATCCAATTTGTATTCAGCCTGGCTGCTTCCCAAAATAGGCCAaatggggaggggaagaagaaaatgAGCCAGTTATTTTACCTTTTATCCCAAGTTTATGCCAACCTTACATCTCAAAAAATTGCTTGTCAGTCCAAAGAGAGAGCTGCAAAAGCTGCACAGTTTGATAATCACGACAAGATCCAATTACCTGTGGAAAGCACCCATTAATTAAAAAGTGAAGATGTTTGGAGGCTTCTAGAACCCTGCCCTCAGTAGCTGTAAAACTGACAGGTTCTTGTGAAAGGCTAAGCTCTTGGTAGTGCTCTTGATGTCTTAAGCTTTTGTCTAAACCAGACTCTTCCCCTGCCAGTTGCATGCCTGAGGAATGAAAGAGGAACAAAATCTGAACCATTTTTTTTGCCATGTAGCATAGATTGTTAGACAGAGGCCAGTGAGGTAGACAATTTTCCCATGTACATTCCAAAG
Proteins encoded:
- the LOC137645980 gene encoding transcription initiation factor TFIID subunit 13-like, producing MASADDSFDQYEEEETGETQTEASMSSGTGGRKRLFSKELRCMMYGFGDDQNPYTESVDLLEDLVLEFITQMTQRAMEVGRSGRVQVEDVLYLVRKDKRKYARVHDLLNMNEELKKARKAFDEVKYAGL